One genomic window of Methanosarcina acetivorans C2A includes the following:
- a CDS encoding cupin domain-containing protein, with product MKVVEMKSSPEKPNPHNVSVRMLYDTEHAQAVHIELKPGEVLKKHITPVDVFFYVLEGIGIVEIGDEQEEVSRDMLIESPAKVPHRLLNPGEGIFRVLVVKVPRQTEQTRLL from the coding sequence ATGAAAGTTGTTGAGATGAAATCCTCACCGGAAAAGCCGAACCCTCATAATGTGAGCGTACGGATGCTCTATGACACGGAACATGCTCAGGCAGTGCACATCGAACTCAAACCGGGGGAAGTCTTAAAAAAACACATAACGCCTGTGGATGTGTTTTTCTATGTCCTGGAAGGCATCGGCATAGTTGAGATAGGGGACGAACAGGAAGAAGTCAGCAGGGACATGCTGATCGAAAGCCCTGCAAAGGTCCCTCACCGCCTGCTGAATCCTGGAGAGGGGATATTCAGGGTGCTTGTTGTAAAAGTTCCGAGGCAGACTGAACAAACCCGTCTGCTGTAA
- a CDS encoding restriction endonuclease subunit S, with amino-acid sequence MGNLPIPLPPLPEQQEIIRRVDALCAFADSIEAKVAAAREKTEKLR; translated from the coding sequence GTGGGTAATTTACCAATCCCTCTTCCTCCACTCCCCGAACAGCAAGAAATTATCCGGCGTGTTGATGCCCTCTGTGCCTTTGCTGACTCGATTGAAGCAAAAGTTGCAGCGGCAAGAGAAAAAACAGAAAAACTCAGGTAG
- a CDS encoding Glu/Leu/Phe/Val family dehydrogenase has protein sequence MFKFADELGPFKIIHVYEPSVGLKAVLVVDNVARGPAIGGVRIAPDVSTEECFRLARAMTLKNAAADLSYGGGKVVIYGDPKMPLEKKSQILRALASALRYTEEYIFAPDMGTDEVCMACIKDEIGRVVGLPCEVGGIPLDEVGATGWGLFHATEVALQYCDFELKGARVAVQGFGAVGKHAARFLTRKGAVLVGAADSQGTIHDLEGLDVDTLIRLKREGKSVLDYPGGEKLGCDEILSVPCDIWIPAARPDVINEGNVHLLKAKLVVEGANIPVTEGAEKILYEKGILYVPDFIANAGGVICAASEYQGATRCTAFGSIEEKVRGNTEQVLEAAKTKGILPREAAVELAVKRIKRAMRYRRWSIFSSAPGFV, from the coding sequence ATGTTCAAATTTGCCGACGAACTTGGGCCGTTTAAGATAATTCATGTTTACGAACCGTCGGTTGGACTGAAAGCAGTACTTGTGGTGGACAACGTTGCAAGGGGGCCTGCCATTGGTGGAGTAAGGATAGCCCCTGATGTGAGCACCGAAGAATGTTTCAGGCTGGCAAGGGCCATGACGCTCAAGAATGCGGCTGCAGATTTGTCTTATGGAGGGGGAAAAGTTGTCATATACGGGGACCCGAAAATGCCTCTGGAAAAGAAAAGCCAGATTCTTAGGGCTCTTGCCAGTGCCCTCCGGTATACTGAGGAGTACATCTTCGCCCCGGATATGGGGACGGATGAGGTGTGCATGGCCTGCATAAAAGATGAGATCGGAAGGGTGGTAGGCCTGCCCTGCGAGGTAGGAGGTATTCCTCTTGATGAAGTAGGGGCTACGGGCTGGGGGCTTTTCCATGCGACTGAAGTTGCGTTGCAATACTGTGACTTCGAATTGAAGGGAGCTCGTGTAGCTGTTCAGGGTTTCGGAGCCGTCGGAAAACATGCTGCCCGTTTCCTCACCCGAAAAGGAGCTGTCCTTGTTGGAGCTGCCGATTCCCAGGGTACGATCCACGACTTGGAAGGGCTTGACGTGGATACCCTGATCAGGCTTAAGAGAGAGGGGAAAAGTGTGCTTGACTACCCCGGAGGGGAAAAGCTTGGCTGTGATGAAATTCTTTCTGTGCCCTGTGACATCTGGATTCCGGCAGCCCGTCCTGATGTGATCAACGAGGGCAATGTCCATCTTCTGAAGGCAAAACTGGTGGTGGAGGGAGCAAACATCCCTGTCACCGAGGGAGCGGAAAAAATCCTCTATGAAAAGGGGATTCTTTACGTGCCGGACTTTATCGCAAACGCAGGGGGAGTGATCTGTGCGGCTTCGGAGTACCAGGGAGCTACCAGATGCACGGCTTTCGGTTCAATTGAAGAAAAGGTCAGAGGAAATACGGAACAGGTCCTGGAAGCTGCAAAAACAAAAGGAATCTTGCCAAGGGAAGCTGCTGTTGAACTTGCAGTAAAAAGAATTAAAAGGGCTATGAGGTACAGGCGCTGGTCAATCTTTTCATCCGCACCGGGATTTGTGTAA
- a CDS encoding NAD(P)/FAD-dependent oxidoreductase, translated as MKDNLPEKGAIVQRDRETYAIAPHLPGGVVDPDTLIKIAEVAKKYGAAALKATSAQRIAIVGLKEEDLDNVWADLNIKPGAAIGLCVRSIKICPGTTFCKQAKQDSLGLGLKLDEKYHGMPMPSKLKIGVSGCPNSCAEPAIKDIGIMGTAKGYNLMVGGSAAATPRLADVVAKGLSEDEVLDAVERILTYYKNSGTKKRLGKFIDGMSLEEFKTQVGL; from the coding sequence ATGAAAGACAATTTACCCGAAAAAGGCGCAATCGTTCAGAGAGACCGTGAAACATACGCAATAGCTCCCCACCTCCCTGGAGGAGTCGTTGACCCGGACACTCTCATAAAAATAGCGGAAGTTGCGAAGAAGTACGGGGCAGCTGCCCTGAAAGCAACCTCTGCCCAGAGAATTGCAATCGTGGGTCTGAAAGAGGAAGATCTTGATAATGTCTGGGCTGACCTTAACATAAAGCCCGGAGCAGCAATAGGGCTCTGCGTAAGAAGTATCAAGATCTGCCCGGGGACGACTTTCTGTAAGCAGGCTAAGCAGGACTCACTGGGTCTTGGCCTCAAACTTGATGAAAAATATCACGGGATGCCCATGCCCTCAAAACTTAAAATCGGGGTTAGCGGCTGCCCGAATTCATGCGCTGAGCCTGCTATCAAGGATATAGGGATAATGGGTACGGCAAAAGGCTATAATCTCATGGTCGGAGGTTCTGCTGCTGCAACGCCCAGGCTTGCAGATGTCGTGGCAAAAGGGCTTTCCGAAGATGAGGTTCTTGATGCTGTTGAGAGAATCCTTACCTACTACAAAAACTCCGGCACAAAAAAGAGGCTCGGAAAATTCATTGATGGTATGAGCCTTGAAGAGTTCAAAACCCAGGTCGGACTGTAA
- a CDS encoding ATP-binding protein, translating into METREKLKSAIIEWQGRALPPLQKRSYEANIDAPHINDIVGVRRCGKTYYMYQLISELLERGVPKSNILYLNLDDDRLQPLNGDELQLLVEAFREIQEVSAEDRLYLFLDEIQNFPSWERWVKGIYDRKQNVKLVISGSNASLLSQEISTLLTGRHLSTRMFPFSFAELLDYHSITFDVKTLPYSEDRPVVKRRFNEYLEKGGFPETIVYPSVQHRETLQSYFDDIIYRDIISRHGIRNPLIFKDLALFCISNIAKPHTYNSLRRLFANYSSLSTDAIINYIAYLEDALLLFSVNHYDESLKQQINKPRKLYCIDTGMINAVSFKLSSDTGRLYENLVFIQLLRSGNEIYYWQDRKGLEVDFVTKKGLEPSRLMQVCSDFSDPKTKEREVNGLLAGMKNFKMKEGTIITSDLFDEEVVDGKKIRYVPLWYWLLEGEFNMMNDYSI; encoded by the coding sequence GTGGAGACAAGGGAGAAACTGAAAAGTGCCATTATCGAATGGCAGGGAAGAGCATTACCACCATTGCAGAAGCGTAGCTATGAGGCGAACATCGATGCTCCGCACATAAATGACATAGTGGGTGTGAGGAGATGCGGCAAAACATACTATATGTATCAACTGATATCAGAACTGCTTGAGAGGGGCGTGCCAAAGAGCAATATATTGTACCTGAACCTTGATGATGACCGCTTGCAGCCGTTAAATGGGGACGAACTGCAGCTACTGGTAGAAGCTTTCAGGGAAATTCAGGAGGTATCCGCAGAAGACCGTTTGTATCTTTTCCTTGACGAAATCCAGAACTTCCCTTCATGGGAACGATGGGTTAAAGGCATCTACGATAGAAAACAGAATGTGAAGTTAGTAATAAGCGGCTCGAATGCATCCCTGCTTTCACAGGAAATTTCCACCTTATTAACAGGCAGACATCTGAGCACCAGGATGTTCCCTTTCAGTTTTGCGGAACTCCTGGATTATCATTCGATAACCTTTGATGTGAAAACACTCCCTTACTCGGAAGACAGGCCAGTTGTCAAACGCAGATTCAACGAATACCTGGAAAAAGGAGGATTTCCCGAGACCATAGTCTATCCGTCGGTGCAGCATCGGGAAACATTGCAGTCATACTTTGACGACATCATCTACCGGGATATTATTTCAAGGCACGGAATACGCAATCCCCTGATATTCAAGGACCTGGCGCTATTCTGCATATCGAACATCGCAAAACCGCACACCTATAACTCTCTCCGAAGGCTGTTTGCCAATTACTCTTCCCTCAGCACGGATGCGATAATCAATTACATTGCATACCTTGAGGATGCACTCCTGCTCTTCAGCGTCAACCATTACGATGAATCCCTAAAACAACAGATAAACAAACCCAGGAAATTATATTGTATCGATACAGGCATGATCAATGCCGTTTCCTTCAAGCTATCCTCCGATACCGGGAGATTATACGAGAACCTCGTCTTCATCCAGCTCTTACGTTCCGGAAACGAGATCTACTACTGGCAGGACCGGAAGGGCCTTGAGGTCGATTTTGTAACAAAGAAAGGACTTGAGCCCTCCCGATTGATGCAGGTCTGCTCGGATTTTTCCGACCCGAAAACAAAAGAACGCGAAGTGAACGGACTACTGGCCGGGATGAAGAACTTTAAAATGAAAGAAGGGACGATTATCACATCAGATCTTTTTGACGAGGAGGTCGTTGACGGGAAGAAGATAAGGTATGTGCCTTTGTGGTACTGGCTGCTTGAGGGTGAATTCAATATGATGAATGATTATTCAATATGA
- a CDS encoding NAD(P)/FAD-dependent oxidoreductase codes for MKSTIPEKNAIIQRDGETYVIAPRTPGGIVDPATLRKIADVAEKYGAATLKMTSEQKMAIVGLKEEDIDAAWSDLGMDAGIVTGPFVKGVKFCPGTTFCRKGQQDAVSLGMKLEARYRGMKLPYMMKMAVSGCPSSCSEPVIKDVGVMGTAKGYILMVGGAAGLKPRLADVVAKGLSEEEILAAVDRIVEFFKDYGENRKRLGTIIDEIGLEEFKKEVGLWEK; via the coding sequence ATGAAAAGTACCATTCCTGAAAAAAATGCAATCATTCAGCGCGACGGAGAAACATATGTAATCGCTCCCAGGACCCCTGGAGGAATAGTCGACCCTGCAACCCTGAGGAAAATTGCGGACGTTGCGGAGAAATACGGGGCTGCAACCCTGAAAATGACTTCCGAACAGAAGATGGCAATTGTAGGTTTAAAAGAAGAAGATATTGATGCCGCCTGGTCAGATCTCGGTATGGATGCCGGAATTGTTACCGGACCTTTTGTAAAGGGCGTCAAGTTCTGCCCTGGCACAACGTTCTGCAGGAAAGGCCAGCAGGATGCTGTGAGCCTTGGGATGAAACTGGAGGCTCGGTATAGAGGGATGAAACTCCCTTACATGATGAAAATGGCTGTATCCGGCTGCCCCAGTTCCTGTTCCGAACCTGTGATTAAGGATGTAGGGGTTATGGGTACGGCAAAAGGCTACATTCTCATGGTGGGAGGCGCTGCCGGACTTAAACCAAGGCTTGCCGACGTCGTAGCAAAAGGGCTCTCCGAAGAAGAAATCCTGGCAGCCGTTGACAGGATAGTAGAGTTCTTTAAAGACTATGGGGAAAACAGGAAAAGACTCGGAACGATTATAGACGAGATTGGCCTGGAAGAGTTCAAAAAGGAAGTAGGTCTCTGGGAAAAGTGA
- a CDS encoding winged helix-turn-helix transcriptional regulator gives MKDCTVYKTMNVIGKRWTIHILLELHKGEKKEKRFNELKRKLEYITPKILSERLTELENEGLITKKFDDSTNPPKSEYYLTESGTDFIKIIHAIKRWGLKWKFQNEECEKLICKYCEH, from the coding sequence ATGAAAGACTGCACCGTCTACAAGACGATGAACGTCATCGGGAAAAGATGGACCATTCATATCCTCCTTGAGCTTCACAAAGGAGAAAAGAAAGAAAAACGCTTCAATGAGCTGAAAAGAAAGCTGGAGTATATAACTCCGAAGATCCTTTCGGAAAGGCTTACAGAGCTTGAAAATGAAGGCCTGATCACAAAAAAATTCGATGACTCTACAAACCCCCCAAAATCGGAATACTACCTCACCGAAAGCGGGACAGATTTCATAAAGATAATACATGCAATCAAACGCTGGGGGCTAAAATGGAAATTCCAGAATGAAGAGTGTGAGAAATTAATTTGTAAGTACTGTGAACATTAA
- a CDS encoding TrmB family transcriptional regulator, producing MPNERFLQDVGLNAYEAAVYLSLLKLGVSEASAIYRDAEVPYGKIYSVLESLAGKGFVEVQASRPKKYRAVDPEISLDAIFERRKAEVEREIAVLKGSIEEAKQVLKAIPNQKRKDEIFWTTAITESEIKKFAVSVYSEVKKSVCIIPPVFGVYIVFHALPEITKAIDRGVHIRLLASPRFKALTSILSNQEEEVLEKMKKSLDIRLVQNFYSCFGIVDDTIVVLFQPHPIDRDRVLSVVKIRDTGFAKNLKEEFELLWNTGEKLDLQEELERTENPGSFYLRKSPFEIN from the coding sequence ATGCCGAATGAAAGGTTCCTGCAGGATGTCGGTCTTAATGCCTATGAAGCAGCTGTCTATCTTTCTTTGTTGAAACTGGGTGTTTCAGAGGCAAGCGCCATCTATAGGGATGCGGAGGTGCCCTATGGAAAAATCTACTCCGTCCTTGAGTCCCTGGCCGGGAAAGGGTTTGTGGAAGTCCAGGCTTCAAGGCCAAAAAAATATCGGGCAGTAGATCCTGAGATCTCTCTTGACGCTATTTTTGAACGGAGAAAAGCAGAAGTTGAAAGGGAGATCGCGGTTTTGAAAGGCTCTATCGAAGAAGCAAAGCAGGTCCTGAAAGCTATCCCCAATCAAAAAAGAAAGGATGAAATCTTCTGGACGACCGCTATCACCGAATCCGAAATCAAAAAATTTGCCGTATCCGTTTATAGTGAAGTAAAAAAATCGGTCTGCATCATTCCTCCAGTCTTCGGAGTCTACATTGTTTTCCACGCGCTTCCGGAAATAACAAAGGCTATTGACAGGGGAGTCCATATTCGGTTGCTGGCTTCCCCGCGTTTCAAAGCTCTTACTTCCATACTCTCCAATCAGGAAGAAGAAGTTCTTGAAAAAATGAAAAAAAGCCTTGATATCAGGCTGGTCCAGAATTTTTATTCCTGTTTCGGAATAGTTGACGACACCATAGTTGTCCTTTTCCAGCCCCATCCCATAGACCGGGATCGTGTCCTTTCAGTCGTAAAAATCCGGGACACCGGGTTTGCAAAAAACCTCAAAGAAGAATTTGAACTCCTCTGGAACACAGGAGAAAAGCTTGACCTTCAAGAAGAACTGGAAAGAACAGAAAACCCGGGAAGTTTTTATCTCAGAAAAAGTCCTTTTGAAATAAATTAA
- a CDS encoding CGGC domain-containing protein gives MTDETKPTKIAVVRCDIVSETCPGVGCFKAFNERKSHFEAYGKDAQIIAFFTCGGCSGRRVYRLLKALKQYELDAVHLSSCMLMEDSYPKCPHLDTIRKTIRDAGIKVVEGTHH, from the coding sequence TTGACTGACGAAACAAAACCCACAAAAATCGCAGTTGTCCGATGCGATATCGTCTCTGAAACCTGTCCTGGAGTGGGCTGCTTCAAAGCCTTCAATGAGAGGAAGTCCCACTTTGAGGCATACGGTAAAGATGCGCAGATAATTGCTTTCTTCACATGCGGCGGCTGCTCTGGCAGGAGGGTTTACAGGCTGCTAAAAGCTCTGAAACAGTATGAGCTTGATGCAGTACACCTCAGTTCCTGCATGCTCATGGAGGACAGCTATCCGAAATGCCCTCATCTGGATACCATCCGAAAGACGATTCGGGACGCTGGAATAAAGGTAGTCGAAGGCACACACCACTGA
- a CDS encoding carboxymuconolactone decarboxylase family protein: protein MGEHEELIEKMSEKLGFTPQILETLGELDPEFLHKYKRCDHKLLSDGALPAKVKIMIALAVVASKQCERCTVVQMQSALKNGATKEEIMEVMDVIFITSGAPAVAACRDALKLLK from the coding sequence ATGGGAGAACATGAAGAGTTAATCGAAAAAATGAGTGAGAAGCTGGGTTTTACCCCGCAGATTCTGGAAACCCTTGGGGAATTGGACCCGGAGTTCCTGCACAAATACAAGAGATGTGACCACAAACTGCTTTCAGATGGGGCCCTGCCTGCAAAGGTCAAGATCATGATAGCTCTTGCAGTCGTTGCATCCAAACAGTGTGAAAGGTGTACTGTAGTACAGATGCAGAGTGCCCTCAAGAACGGCGCTACCAAAGAGGAAATAATGGAAGTTATGGATGTCATATTCATAACCTCGGGTGCGCCTGCCGTAGCAGCCTGCAGAGATGCCCTTAAATTGCTCAAATAA
- a CDS encoding DUF488 domain-containing protein translates to MKNLNHRQRALLYTIDKLHERDLSSRLMIVKSLFLSSQVEKIDRLIKFYHFFPHHYGPFSNAYYTDISRLQKEGYIIEKEKKFELIEKGKIALKGIDPKATLKINRVVKKFNSEKEIMEYVYRKFPDYTIKSKLLPCQEVIIQEPGLFTIGYEGRDIDLFLNILIQNSIDVLVDVRKNPFSMKFDFTKNSLKNYLENSEIRYLHIPELGIKGEKRKDLRTLKDYEKLFEEYEKTTIKDNPRLLDNIAELSRSHRVALMCFEADVNMCHRGVIARNIVQKENVEVLNI, encoded by the coding sequence ATGAAAAATCTGAATCATAGACAAAGAGCTCTTCTTTACACCATAGACAAACTCCATGAGAGGGACTTATCTTCGAGACTCATGATAGTGAAGAGTCTTTTTTTGTCATCTCAAGTAGAAAAAATAGACAGATTAATTAAATTCTATCATTTTTTCCCTCACCACTACGGCCCTTTTTCCAACGCTTATTATACTGATATTTCCAGGTTACAAAAAGAAGGTTATATTATCGAAAAAGAAAAAAAGTTTGAATTAATCGAAAAAGGGAAAATAGCTTTAAAAGGGATTGATCCAAAAGCAACTTTGAAGATAAATAGAGTTGTGAAGAAATTTAATTCTGAAAAAGAAATTATGGAATACGTATACCGAAAGTTTCCTGATTATACGATAAAAAGTAAACTTCTCCCCTGCCAGGAAGTGATAATACAAGAGCCTGGCCTTTTCACTATCGGTTACGAAGGAAGAGACATTGACCTTTTCCTTAATATTTTAATTCAGAATTCCATAGATGTTCTTGTTGATGTCAGGAAAAATCCTTTCAGCATGAAATTCGATTTCACAAAAAATAGCCTTAAAAATTATCTCGAAAACTCGGAGATTCGATATCTCCACATCCCCGAACTTGGTATAAAAGGGGAAAAAAGAAAAGACCTTCGCACACTCAAAGATTACGAAAAACTCTTTGAAGAATACGAAAAAACGACAATAAAAGACAATCCCAGGCTTTTAGATAATATTGCGGAATTAAGCCGAAGCCACCGTGTTGCTCTAATGTGTTTCGAAGCCGATGTAAACATGTGCCATCGTGGAGTTATTGCAAGAAATATAGTTCAGAAAGAAAATGTGGAAGTTTTAAATATCTGA
- a CDS encoding ATP-binding protein: MVKRTIIKIDEEKCTGCGKCVAPCAEGAIQIINGKAKVVSEELCDGMGFCIGVCPEGALSIEERHTVEFNREKTEAQPKKKDISIRCFQCGAGEDTHYLLPLRHKMESIWVCTRCLPRLIHG, encoded by the coding sequence ATGGTAAAACGAACAATTATAAAAATTGATGAGGAAAAATGCACAGGCTGCGGAAAATGTGTCGCACCCTGTGCTGAAGGTGCTATTCAAATCATTAACGGCAAAGCAAAAGTCGTATCCGAAGAACTCTGCGACGGTATGGGCTTCTGTATAGGGGTCTGCCCCGAAGGTGCCCTTTCCATTGAAGAAAGGCACACAGTCGAATTTAACAGGGAAAAAACCGAAGCCCAGCCTAAAAAGAAAGACATCTCAATTCGCTGCTTCCAATGCGGAGCCGGAGAAGACACCCACTACCTCCTTCCCCTCAGACACAAAATGGAGAGTATCTGGGTCTGTACTCGCTGTTTGCCCAGATTGATCCACGGTTAA
- a CDS encoding IS481-like element ISMac4 family transposase, with amino-acid sequence MKLNGKKIRWIIAQKSKGESTSTIAEIQGISARRVQQIYKEYVETGQLPQVGINLGRPKNPLSSSDQELIDQTYSDYKFGACYLEILIEGKYNRKISHNRIHNYLLSMDLAKENRKKKQRRKWCRYEREHSMSAAHIDWHENPLLGLQVCAILDDSSRMIIAGGEYVHCNTENTIKVIDELVKEYWDIYPLRELIMDHGSEFGAHRINKDGSWDSDFKRCIEELGIKPILARVRHPQTNGKIEKWFDTYQRFRGEFESFEEFVQWYNKRPHGALKLEQLESPQEAFWNRLPVEAKFRIGVRLFGW; translated from the coding sequence GTGAAACTTAATGGAAAAAAGATACGTTGGATCATTGCTCAAAAATCGAAAGGTGAATCTACCTCGACGATAGCTGAGATCCAGGGGATCTCAGCCCGTCGAGTTCAGCAGATCTACAAAGAATACGTTGAAACTGGTCAGCTTCCTCAAGTTGGCATTAATCTTGGAAGACCAAAGAACCCCTTATCCTCCTCTGATCAGGAATTGATTGACCAAACTTACTCTGATTATAAGTTTGGAGCCTGTTACCTTGAGATTCTCATCGAAGGCAAATATAATCGTAAGATATCTCATAACAGAATCCATAACTACCTACTTAGCATGGACCTTGCCAAGGAAAACCGAAAAAAGAAACAGAGAAGAAAATGGTGTAGATACGAACGCGAACACAGCATGTCTGCTGCACACATCGATTGGCATGAGAATCCCCTGTTAGGACTGCAAGTCTGTGCCATTCTTGATGATTCATCAAGAATGATAATTGCAGGTGGAGAGTACGTTCATTGCAACACGGAGAACACCATTAAAGTGATTGATGAACTTGTCAAAGAGTACTGGGACATATACCCTTTAAGAGAGCTCATTATGGATCATGGAAGTGAATTCGGGGCTCACAGGATTAATAAGGATGGTTCATGGGATAGTGACTTTAAAAGATGCATTGAAGAACTTGGAATCAAACCAATACTTGCAAGGGTAAGACATCCTCAGACAAACGGAAAAATAGAGAAATGGTTCGATACATATCAAAGGTTTAGAGGAGAGTTTGAATCATTTGAAGAATTCGTACAGTGGTATAACAAGAGGCCACATGGAGCTTTGAAACTTGAACAGTTAGAATCGCCACAGGAAGCATTCTGGAATAGATTACCAGTTGAGGCAAAGTTCAGAATAGGAGTGAGATTGTTTGGGTGGTGA
- a CDS encoding acetate--CoA ligase family protein translates to MSKEGTDKEKTGTEKNLNFFFKPENIALIGASPNPEKLSHTVLESLRKIGFKGKLYPVNPGYKEIEGLKCYSAPGEIEDRIDIAIFAVPAKAVLEILKGSVENIKGAVIVSSGFREMGAGGKKMEEELRALLKEKGIRAMGPNCLGIYDTISKVDTFFIEGEKIERPARGGISVLTQSGSFAAVIMDELANEGAGVARVVSYGNKVDLDESDCLDFLAQDEATKAVALYIESVGDGRRFLEAASNCVKKKPVVALKVGKREPGARAASSHTGAISGRYEAYEAAFRKTGIIEVASYEELKAACKVLNRYPPVAGKRVLIITDGGGIGISIADSCEEAGLKVPELSETAAKRLKEKLPPFASVRNPIDLTGSVRDEHYVAGLEEVLSGEYDLAIVSLLWGPPLLTEGVAEKIRNFADSCGKPILISSPDGSYSRKMASAFTDFGMPVFFTPESAVRAAAVLCRGNGKLK, encoded by the coding sequence ATGAGTAAAGAGGGAACGGATAAAGAAAAAACTGGCACTGAAAAAAACCTGAATTTTTTCTTCAAGCCTGAGAACATAGCCCTGATAGGAGCATCCCCTAACCCGGAGAAACTTTCCCACACGGTTCTGGAAAGCCTCCGAAAAATAGGCTTTAAAGGAAAACTCTATCCTGTAAACCCCGGATACAAAGAGATTGAGGGGCTGAAATGTTATTCGGCGCCCGGGGAGATTGAGGACAGGATCGATATTGCTATTTTTGCAGTCCCGGCTAAAGCTGTTCTTGAAATTCTCAAAGGGTCCGTTGAAAACATAAAAGGAGCTGTAATTGTAAGCTCCGGCTTTCGGGAGATGGGGGCCGGCGGAAAGAAAATGGAAGAAGAGCTCAGGGCTCTTTTGAAAGAGAAAGGCATCAGGGCTATGGGTCCCAACTGCCTCGGGATATATGATACAATCTCAAAAGTGGACACCTTTTTCATAGAAGGGGAAAAGATAGAAAGGCCTGCAAGAGGCGGAATTTCCGTGCTTACGCAGAGCGGGTCTTTTGCCGCTGTGATAATGGACGAACTGGCAAATGAAGGGGCAGGCGTTGCAAGGGTCGTAAGCTATGGAAACAAGGTTGATTTGGATGAAAGCGATTGTCTTGACTTTCTTGCGCAGGACGAAGCCACAAAGGCAGTTGCCCTTTACATTGAGTCCGTAGGAGACGGGCGAAGGTTCCTTGAAGCTGCTTCAAACTGCGTAAAAAAGAAACCTGTGGTGGCACTCAAGGTCGGAAAACGGGAACCGGGAGCAAGGGCAGCAAGTTCGCACACCGGAGCAATTAGCGGGAGGTACGAAGCCTATGAAGCCGCCTTCCGGAAAACGGGTATAATCGAAGTTGCAAGTTACGAAGAGTTAAAAGCTGCCTGCAAGGTCCTTAACAGGTATCCCCCCGTAGCAGGAAAAAGAGTCCTGATAATAACCGATGGGGGAGGGATAGGCATCTCCATTGCCGACTCCTGTGAGGAGGCAGGGCTCAAAGTCCCTGAACTTTCCGAAACTGCGGCAAAAAGGCTGAAGGAAAAGCTTCCTCCTTTCGCTTCCGTAAGGAATCCGATAGACCTGACAGGCAGTGTGCGAGATGAACATTATGTCGCTGGCCTGGAGGAAGTTCTATCAGGAGAATATGACCTTGCAATCGTCAGCCTGCTCTGGGGTCCGCCCCTTCTTACCGAGGGGGTTGCGGAAAAAATCCGAAATTTTGCCGACAGCTGCGGAAAACCTATCCTGATCAGCTCCCCTGATGGAAGTTACAGCCGGAAAATGGCTTCAGCATTTACAGATTTCGGAATGCCGGTCTTTTTTACTCCTGAGAGTGCAGTAAGGGCAGCAGCAGTGCTTTGCAGGGGAAATGGTAAGCTGAAATAA